The following coding sequences lie in one Labrus bergylta chromosome 13, fLabBer1.1, whole genome shotgun sequence genomic window:
- the LOC109986042 gene encoding anion exchange protein 3-like isoform X4: MTDVEGQENQGQGTSDKRLSIEHHGQERRCSTQKGTPKKHQHEPHSSSSNAEGLEDFEEFVLDFDDYDLLESIQTQVESSIEPIRHRFEDNPGLRRHLVKKSSRCQMNRSSNSSTPLCSLKRKKRAADKKTHELFVELNELIVEKDHEMRWKERARWIKFEEDVEEETDRWGKPHVASLSFRSLLELRRTITHGAILLDLEQNSLPGIAHLVVETMIISDQIRAEDRPSVLRALLLKHSSPVLLVQHSLPGSPSVRPECHPSDLKHRFHRHHSSSSLGHGSYNHNHVQDTNLPLVTEEHDEHQDGKGPVYDPKQDVFVSLFKSLHPLPPESHPAAARSMKLLAKIPKDAEAVIVLAGCVEFLEQPAMAFVRLNEAVLLESVLEVPVPVRFLFVLLGPSQSNMDYHEIGRSFSTLMSDKSFHEVAYFADDRQDLLNGINEFLDCSIVIPPSDVEGKDLLKTVADFQKQMLRKRKERELKKQQSSVGIELNNKEVSPEEEEEGDQEVDPLKRSGIPFGGLIHDIRHRYPQYVSDLKDAVDMQCLAAVIFIYFAALSPTITFGGLLGEKTEGMMGVTELIVSTATLGVIFSLLAGQPLLIIGFSGPLLVFEEAYYKFCQAHDFEYLTGRVWIGFWLIFIVLVIVAAEGSFLVRYISPFTQEIFAFLISLIFIYETFSKLFKVFHEHPLMAIYPTDSTPATGLRDYESPVFNQPNTALLSLVLMMGTFFVAFFLRKFRNSRFLGGKARRIIGDFGIPISILFSVLVDYAITDTYTQKLDVPSGFSVTSPDKRNWFISPFGDKQPFPTWMMGASVVPALLVFILIFMETQITSLIVSKKERRLVKGSGFHLDLLLIVILGAFCPLFGLPWLTAATVRSVTHVNALTVMSKATAPGEKPMIQEVKEQRLTGLFVAVLVGMSIVMTDVLRLIPLAVLFGIFLYMGVTSLTGIQLYERITLMVTPAKHHPDHIYVTKVKTWRMNMFTIVQLACIVALWVVKSTEASLAFPFVLIMTVPLRRLVLSRIFEERELQALDCDEDSPNFDEDGRDEYNEIHMLV; this comes from the exons GTCACAGATTTGAGGACAACCCCGGGTTGAGACGCCACCTGGTGAAGAAGTCATCCCGGTGTCAGATGAACCGTAGTAGCAACAGTTCTACACCACTTTGCAGcctgaagaggaagaagagggcaGCAGATAAGAAAACTCATGAG tTGTTTGTGGAGCTGAACGAGCTGATTGTGGAGAAGGACCATGAAATGCGTTGGAAGGAGCGCGCTCGCTGGATCAAGTTTGAAGaggatgtggaggaggagacggacCGCTGGGGAAAACCTCATGTGGCCTCACTCTCTTTTCGCAGCTTGTTGGAGCTTCGGCGCACCATCACACATG GTGCCATCCTTCTTGACCTGGAGCAGAACTCACTGCCAGGCATCGCCCATCTGGTGGTGGAGACAATGATCATCTCTGATCAGATCAGGGCTGAGGACAGACCCAGTGTTCTCCGGGCGCTGCTTCTCAAACACAG ctCTCCTGTGCTACTGGTGCAGCATTCTCTGCCTGGCTCTCCCTCTGTTAGACCAGAATG CCATCCGAGTGATCTGAAACATCGCTTTCACCGCCACCACTCATCCAGCAGCCTCGGTCACGGCAGCTACAACCACAACCACGTCCAGGACACCAACCTGCCGCTGGTGACAGAGGAGCACGACGAGCACCAGGACGGCAAAGGGCCCGTATACGACCCCAAACAAGACGTGTTTGTCAGCCTGTTT AAATCGCTCCACCCTCTGCCTCCTGAGAGTCATCCGGCCGCAGCCAGATCCATGAAACTGCTCGCCAAGATTCCCAAAGATGCTGAAGCTGTCATTGTTTTAGCTG GCTGTGTTGAGTTCCTGGAGCAGCCAGCGATGGCCTTTGTCAGGCTGAACGAGGCCGTCCTTCTGGAGTCAGTCCTGGAGGTCCCTGTCCCTGTTCGCTTTCTGTTCGTCCTGCTTGGTCCGAGTCAGTCCAACATGGACTATCATGAGATCGGACGATCCTTCTCTACTCTCATGTCTGACAAG AGTTTCCACGAGGTGGCCTACTTCGCTGACGACAGACAGGACCTCCTGAACGGTATCAATGAGTTCTTGGACTGCAGCATCGTCATTCCACCCTCAGACGTGGAGGGCAAAGACCTCCTGAAGACGGTGGCAGACTTCCAGAAGCAGATGCTGCgcaagaggaaagaaagagagctgAAGAAGCAACAATCATCAGTTGGAATCGAACTGAACAACAAAG AGGTGAGtccggaggaggaggaggagggggaccaGGAGGTGGATCCATTAAAGCGCTCAGGGATCCCATTCGGAGGCCTCATCCATGACATCCGCCATCGCTACCCGCAGTATGTCAGCGACCTCAAAGATGCCGTGGACATGCAGTGCCTCGCCGCCGTCATCTTCATCTACTTTGCCGCCCTGTCACCAACTATTACCTTTGGAGGCCTGCTGG gagaaaaaacagaGGGCATGATGGGAGTGACGGAGCTCATTGTGTCCACTGCTACCCTTGGAGTTATCTTCTCGCTGCTTGCTGGTCAGCCCCTCCTCATCATCGGCTTCTCGGGTCCTTTACTGGTGTTTGAAGAAGCCTACTATAAG TTCTGTCAGGCCCACGACTTTGAGTACCTGACCGGTCGGGTGTGGATCGGTTTCTGGCTCATCTTCATCGTTCTGGTGATTGTGGCGGCAGAGGGGAGCTTCCTTGTCCGCTACATCTCACCCTTCACCCAGGAGATCTTTGCTTTCCTCATCTCCCTGATCTTCATCTATGAGACTTTCTCTAAGCTCTTCAAG GTGTTCCATGAACATCCACTGATGGCCATATATCCTACTGACTCCACCCCAGCCACGGGGCTCAGGGACTACGAAAGCCCCGTCTTCAACCAGCCCAAcactgctctcctctctctggtcCTCATGATGGGCACTTTCTTTGTCGCTTTCTTCCTCAGGAAATTCAGAAACAGTCGCTTTTTGGGTGGCAAG GCCAGAAGAATCATCGGCGACTTCGGCATCCCCATCTCTATTTTATTCTCAGTACTGGTAGATTATGCCATTACAGACACTTACACTCAG AAACTCGATGTGCCGTCGGGCTTCTCCGTCACCTCTCCTGATAAACGCAACTGGTTCATCAGTCCCTTCGGTGACAAGCAGCCGTTTCCCACCTGGATGATGGGAGCGTCTGTTGTTCCTGCACTTCTCGTCTTCATCCTCATTTTCATGGAGACTCAGATCACTTC ACTCATAGTCAGTAAGAAGGAGCGCCGCCTGGTTAAAGGCTCCGGCTTCCACCTGGATCTCCTGCTCATCGTCATCCTCGGGGCCTTCTGCCCTCTCTTCGGCCTGCCGTGGCTCACGGCGGCCACCGTGCGCTCCGTCACTCACGTAAACGCCCTCACCGTCATGAGCAAAGCCACGGCGCCCGGCGAGAAGCCCATGATCCAGGAGGTGAAAGAGCAGCGGCTGACCGGTCTCTTTGTGGCTGTTCTTGTTG GTATGTCCATCGTGATGACAGACGTGCTCCGCCTCATCCCGCTGGCTGTGCTCTTTGGGATTTTCCTCTACATGGGGGTCACCTCTCTGACCGGCATCCAGCTGTATGAACGCATCACGCTGATGGTCACGCCCGCCAAGCATCACCCCGACCACATCTACGTCACTAAG GTGAAGACATGGCGTATGAACATGTTCACCATCGTGCAGCTGGCTTGCATCGTGGCCCTCTGGGTAGTGAAGTCCACCGAGGCGTCGCTGGCGTTCCCCTTCGTCCTCATCATGACGGTGCCGCTGCGTCGCCTCGTCCTCTCCAGGATTTTCGAGGAGCGTGAGCTGCAGGCG CTGGATTGCGACGAGGACTCTCCCAACTTTGATGAAGATGGACGGGACGAGTACAACGAGATCCACATGCTTGTGTAA